One genomic region from Campylobacter sp. RM16189 encodes:
- a CDS encoding Crp/Fnr family transcriptional regulator: MLKDIEIFRTLTDEQINKLEGISIIRRYNKDEFLFMEGEVPKWFYVLLKGRIKIYKTSPKGKEVFVHEFLPVSPVAKFANFGDTPFNGSAVFVEDSEVLMIDFDKFKKNFMSDANLCMEIIKSLSENFRLVQGMLHREIALGVEGKIALFISEYQDGLPSKKYAQIAQMLNTTPETFSRVITKFKKNGYISIDANKNIKILNHDKLKELYET; this comes from the coding sequence ATGCTAAAAGATATTGAAATTTTTAGAACATTAACAGATGAACAGATTAATAAACTTGAGGGCATAAGCATAATAAGACGCTACAATAAAGATGAATTCTTATTTATGGAGGGAGAGGTTCCTAAGTGGTTTTATGTATTGCTTAAGGGCAGGATTAAAATATACAAAACCTCTCCAAAAGGTAAAGAGGTGTTCGTTCATGAATTTTTACCGGTCTCTCCTGTGGCAAAATTTGCAAATTTTGGAGATACGCCTTTTAACGGCTCTGCGGTTTTTGTCGAAGATTCTGAGGTTTTAATGATAGATTTTGATAAATTTAAGAAAAATTTTATGAGCGATGCAAATTTATGCATGGAGATTATTAAATCTTTGTCTGAAAATTTTAGACTCGTACAGGGTATGCTTCATAGAGAAATCGCTCTTGGAGTAGAGGGTAAGATAGCGCTTTTTATAAGTGAATATCAAGATGGTCTTCCTTCTAAAAAATATGCTCAAATAGCTCAAATGTTAAATACCACTCCTGAGACCTTTTCAAGGGTAATTACAAAATTTAAGAAAAATGGATATATATCTATCGATGCAAATAAGAATATCAAGATACTAAATCATGATAAGCTTAAAGAGTTGTATGAGACTTAA
- the serC gene encoding phosphoserine transaminase: MNRKINFSAGPSGLPLSVLEHAQKELISYQNNGFSIMEISHRSKTFEEVHFGAMDKIRKLYGFGDEYEILFLQGGAHLQFAMVPLNLSMGGTAEYVNTGVWTNKAIKEAKLLGINHKVVASSEDTKFDRIPENIKFSDDADYAYICTNNTIYGTQYKSLPKSKAPLVIDASSDFFSEPLDFTDIGLLYGGAQKNAGPSGVTVVIIRKDLAERLDNDRVPTMLRYKTHTDAKSLYNTPPTFGIYLLDLTMGWLLEQGGLVAAKERNAAKAALLYDAIDNSKGFYKGHARKTDRSVMNVSYNIAANAELEPIFVAEAEKAGMLGLKGHRHLGGIRASIYNVVSLNDVKTLVEFMNEFARKNG; encoded by the coding sequence GTGAATAGAAAGATAAATTTTAGCGCAGGACCAAGCGGACTACCTCTAAGTGTATTGGAACATGCTCAAAAAGAGCTTATAAGCTACCAAAACAATGGCTTTTCTATAATGGAGATAAGCCATAGGAGCAAAACATTTGAAGAGGTTCATTTTGGGGCGATGGATAAGATAAGGAAGCTTTACGGCTTTGGCGATGAGTATGAAATTTTATTTTTGCAAGGCGGAGCGCATTTGCAGTTTGCGATGGTGCCTTTAAATTTATCTATGGGCGGAACAGCAGAGTATGTAAATACCGGAGTATGGACCAATAAAGCCATAAAAGAAGCCAAACTTCTTGGTATAAATCATAAAGTTGTTGCAAGCTCTGAAGATACGAAATTTGACCGCATCCCGGAGAATATAAAATTTAGCGATGATGCAGATTATGCTTATATTTGCACAAATAATACAATTTACGGCACTCAGTATAAAAGCCTTCCAAAGAGCAAGGCACCGCTTGTCATAGATGCTAGTAGTGACTTTTTTTCAGAACCTCTTGATTTTACAGATATTGGTCTATTGTATGGAGGGGCGCAAAAAAATGCCGGCCCAAGCGGTGTGACAGTAGTAATAATTCGCAAAGATCTTGCCGAGCGTCTTGATAACGATAGAGTGCCTACCATGCTTAGATATAAAACTCATACAGACGCCAAGTCGCTATATAATACTCCTCCGACATTTGGCATCTATCTTCTTGATCTTACTATGGGATGGCTGCTTGAGCAGGGCGGTCTTGTAGCCGCAAAAGAGAGAAATGCGGCAAAGGCGGCTTTACTGTATGATGCTATTGATAATTCTAAAGGATTTTATAAGGGGCATGCAAGGAAGACTGATCGCTCGGTTATGAATGTAAGCTACAATATTGCCGCAAATGCCGAGCTTGAGCCTATTTTTGTTGCCGAGGCGGAAAAGGCGGGAATGCTAGGGCTTAAAGGACACCGTCATTTGGGCGGAATTCGTGCTTCAATTTATAACGTAGTGAGCCTAAATGATGTGAAAACTTTGGTTGAGTTTATGAACGAATTTGCTAGAAAGAATGGATAA
- a CDS encoding CHAD domain-containing protein translates to MVLEIERKFVLDGILAINALKRDGILLDSKNVMQFYTKITPLEEIRFRKSENNLTMTKKIGKGMVRQEFEEICDEKSYKKAFKNSIAMPIEKDRFEFKINNLPANIDIYKGALEGLVTLEIEFLKVEDANNFIMPDFLANHITSEITEDERYKNKNLALFGIPDMKFDVKKALEILDTNKDIKLSFPSSIRSIDAARVLFFQIYKFIEFHKEEYLKTSNEEELHQIRVNLRKTRSLLKLLNKIFDEKLTVHFSKNFKVLANSTNTKRDIDVFLEFLKKQKKAKTITQILENIKNRQNDEIKAILSSLQSNEIFRDWEIFLKEDSDFYKGEDYDKPIKKIVAKAIRTQILKLKKDLLMLNSDRENAIFHETRIELKRLRYLFENFIDLFAIRSLEKCKDRAKEIQELFGDLQDRDIWLLILDNIEKEQGIDDQAIAKLKSKIYKQIFKIRDEILKEKIKFIKNLSKVSKNLKIYYN, encoded by the coding sequence TTGGTCTTAGAGATAGAACGTAAATTTGTATTAGACGGTATTTTAGCTATTAATGCTCTTAAAAGAGATGGTATTTTACTAGATAGCAAAAATGTAATGCAGTTTTATACCAAAATCACACCCCTTGAAGAGATTAGATTTCGTAAATCAGAAAATAATCTTACCATGACTAAAAAAATCGGAAAAGGAATGGTAAGGCAAGAATTTGAAGAGATTTGCGATGAAAAATCATACAAAAAAGCTTTTAAAAACTCTATAGCAATGCCAATAGAAAAAGATAGATTTGAGTTTAAGATAAATAATCTCCCTGCAAATATCGATATTTACAAAGGCGCATTAGAAGGATTAGTTACGCTTGAAATAGAATTTTTAAAAGTAGAGGATGCAAATAATTTTATAATGCCTGATTTTTTAGCCAATCATATCACATCTGAAATCACTGAAGACGAACGATACAAAAATAAAAATTTAGCTCTATTTGGTATACCGGATATGAAATTTGATGTTAAAAAAGCATTAGAAATTTTAGATACAAACAAAGATATAAAGCTGTCTTTTCCGAGCTCAATTCGTTCAATAGATGCTGCAAGAGTGCTATTTTTTCAAATTTATAAATTTATAGAATTTCATAAAGAAGAGTATCTAAAAACAAGTAATGAAGAGGAGCTTCATCAGATAAGAGTAAATCTACGCAAAACACGTTCTTTACTTAAACTATTAAATAAAATTTTTGATGAGAAGCTAACGGTTCATTTTAGTAAAAATTTTAAAGTTCTAGCCAACTCTACTAATACAAAACGAGATATAGACGTATTTTTAGAGTTTTTAAAAAAACAAAAAAAAGCCAAAACAATAACTCAAATTTTAGAAAATATAAAAAATAGACAAAACGACGAAATAAAAGCTATATTAAGCAGTCTTCAAAGCAATGAAATTTTTAGGGATTGGGAGATATTTTTAAAAGAGGATAGCGATTTTTACAAAGGCGAAGACTACGATAAGCCTATTAAAAAAATTGTAGCAAAGGCAATTAGAACTCAAATTTTAAAGTTAAAAAAAGATCTTTTAATGCTTAATAGTGATCGAGAAAACGCTATTTTCCACGAAACAAGAATAGAGCTAAAGAGGCTTAGATATCTATTTGAAAACTTCATCGATCTCTTTGCAATTAGATCTCTTGAAAAATGCAAAGATAGAGCAAAAGAGATTCAAGAGCTCTTTGGTGACTTGCAAGATAGAGATATATGGTTACTTATCTTAGATAATATTGAAAAAGAGCAAGGCATTGACGATCAAGCAATAGCAAAATTGAAAAGTAAAATTTACAAGCAAATTTTTAAGATAAGAGATGAGATTTTAAAAGAAAAGATAAAATTTATTAAAAATTTAAGCAAAGTTTCCAAAAATTTAAAAATTTATTACAACTAG
- the ubiE gene encoding bifunctional demethylmenaquinone methyltransferase/2-methoxy-6-polyprenyl-1,4-benzoquinol methylase UbiE gives MQKQEKIVQMFNEIAPTYDLANRVLSMGVDIRWRKIACKIVLEKFKNQSINIVDVACGTGDMMGFWKNMANKFNVKINSLTGIDPSSGMLEVAKQKFPEFKFIEALATNTSLDDASTNVLSISYGIRNVVEREAALKEFNRILKNGGYIVVLEFTKRKKSGFLTKIRDFYLSKILPKIGGFISKNQEAYEYLPSSIENFLDTESFVDELRKAGFEIEVCKSFSMDISTLFVARKFKNC, from the coding sequence ATGCAAAAACAAGAAAAAATAGTTCAGATGTTTAATGAAATTGCTCCGACTTACGACCTTGCAAACAGAGTTTTGAGTATGGGTGTAGATATTAGGTGGCGTAAGATAGCCTGCAAAATAGTGCTTGAAAAATTCAAAAATCAAAGTATAAACATAGTCGATGTCGCATGCGGCACCGGTGATATGATGGGTTTTTGGAAAAATATGGCAAATAAATTTAATGTGAAAATCAACTCTTTGACAGGCATAGACCCATCAAGTGGTATGCTTGAAGTTGCTAAGCAAAAATTTCCAGAGTTTAAATTCATAGAGGCTCTGGCAACTAATACATCATTAGATGATGCAAGCACAAATGTATTAAGTATAAGTTACGGAATTAGAAATGTGGTCGAAAGAGAGGCTGCGCTAAAAGAATTTAATAGAATATTAAAAAATGGCGGATATATCGTTGTTTTAGAGTTCACAAAAAGAAAAAAATCTGGCTTTCTAACAAAAATAAGAGATTTTTATCTAAGTAAAATTTTGCCTAAGATAGGTGGATTTATATCTAAAAACCAAGAGGCCTACGAGTATCTGCCAAGCTCCATAGAAAATTTCTTAGACACCGAAAGCTTTGTGGATGAGTTGCGAAAAGCGGGATTTGAAATCGAAGTTTGTAAAAGTTTTTCGATGGATATTTCTACACTTTTTGTAGCCAGGAAATTTAAAAATTGCTAA
- the xseA gene encoding exodeoxyribonuclease VII large subunit, whose amino-acid sequence MLSVSELNEQAKTLLETTFSYVEVEGEISRLTKHASGHWYFTLKDAKASISAVIYKFNNEKLKFDIKDGMKVIIYGKISLYSPSGSYQLIATSIRPSGDGELELAFKQLKERLEKEGLFEISNKKSLPKFPKKIGIITSKTSAALQDMLKIINQRWILSEIFIFDSLTQGENAPKALIKALKKADSYGLDVIVLARGGGSREDLWCFNDECLAREIYISKTPIISAIGHEIDYVITDFVADFRAPTPSAAMTSLLPDMNEFMQMIDRYLDAIDIAIKRVFERKESSLNMLKNRLSKQILEQKIDHKYQILNNLNLKLKNALNLKILKFENQISILNKSFMQQEGFFDQISSFVRVLKDGKMTNLNELKKDDEVILSSIATTKKAKIL is encoded by the coding sequence TTGCTAAGCGTAAGCGAACTAAACGAGCAGGCTAAAACCCTGCTTGAAACGACATTTTCATACGTTGAGGTAGAAGGAGAAATCTCTAGACTTACCAAACATGCCTCAGGACACTGGTATTTTACGCTAAAAGATGCCAAAGCCTCAATTTCTGCGGTAATTTATAAATTTAACAATGAAAAGCTGAAATTTGATATAAAAGACGGCATGAAAGTTATAATTTATGGCAAAATTTCCCTCTACTCCCCGAGTGGTAGCTATCAGCTTATAGCCACTTCTATTAGACCGAGCGGAGATGGAGAGCTTGAGCTCGCATTCAAGCAGCTTAAAGAGAGGCTTGAAAAAGAAGGGCTTTTTGAAATTTCAAATAAAAAAAGTCTGCCTAAATTTCCTAAAAAAATAGGCATCATAACCTCTAAAACCTCAGCAGCTCTACAAGATATGCTAAAAATTATCAATCAAAGATGGATACTTAGTGAAATTTTCATATTCGACTCATTAACTCAAGGCGAAAACGCCCCAAAGGCTCTTATAAAAGCTCTTAAAAAGGCTGATAGCTACGGACTTGACGTAATAGTCTTGGCTAGAGGAGGCGGAAGCAGAGAGGATCTATGGTGCTTTAACGATGAATGCTTGGCACGTGAAATTTATATATCTAAAACACCTATAATAAGCGCGATAGGACACGAGATAGACTATGTTATCACAGATTTTGTGGCTGATTTTAGAGCACCCACTCCAAGTGCCGCTATGACTTCACTACTTCCGGATATGAATGAATTTATGCAGATGATAGATAGATACTTAGATGCAATTGATATAGCGATTAAAAGAGTGTTTGAGCGCAAAGAAAGCAGTTTAAATATGCTTAAAAACCGTCTATCAAAGCAAATTTTAGAACAAAAAATAGATCACAAATATCAAATTTTAAATAATTTAAATTTAAAACTAAAAAATGCTCTAAATCTAAAAATACTAAAATTTGAGAATCAAATATCGATTCTAAATAAAAGCTTTATGCAACAAGAGGGGTTTTTTGATCAAATTTCATCATTTGTAAGAGTTTTAAAAGATGGCAAAATGACCAATTTAAACGAGTTAAAAAAAGATGATGAGGTTATCTTAAGTTCAATTGCAACGACTAAAAAAGCAAAAATTTTATAA
- a CDS encoding Fur family transcriptional regulator, translating into MNYINLLKERGLKATPQRISVLKILDRHMHPTIDELYEEILVENPSVSLATVYKNLNTLKDEGLVVEVNMPNQKAKYDIFEHPHIHVVCQGCGEVSDMSYNDALLDEYKENLEKKLGNFVEKLNVLVTVKNCKYCNK; encoded by the coding sequence ATGAATTATATAAATTTACTAAAAGAGCGCGGACTAAAAGCCACTCCACAAAGAATCAGCGTCTTGAAAATTCTAGATCGTCATATGCATCCTACTATAGATGAGCTATATGAGGAAATTTTGGTTGAAAATCCATCTGTATCGTTAGCTACCGTGTATAAAAACCTAAATACACTAAAAGACGAGGGATTGGTAGTAGAGGTTAATATGCCAAATCAAAAGGCTAAATACGATATCTTTGAGCATCCTCATATACACGTTGTTTGTCAAGGTTGTGGCGAAGTAAGCGATATGAGCTACAATGATGCCTTACTTGACGAATATAAGGAAAATTTAGAGAAAAAGCTCGGAAATTTCGTTGAAAAACTAAATGTACTAGTAACTGTAAAAAATTGTAAATACTGTAATAAATAA
- the dxs gene encoding 1-deoxy-D-xylulose-5-phosphate synthase, whose product MNLKSMKTEELEELCNKIRGKILDTVSKNGGHLSSNIGAVELIVAMHYVFDKEKDPFIFDVSHQSYAHKLLTNRWDNFDSLRKFGGISGYTKPNESKYDYFIAGHSSTSISLAVGAAKAIRLKNEDRLPVVLIGDGSMSAGMAYEALNELGDRKYPCVIILNDNEMSISKPIGALSKYLSQMMAGQPYQKFKSRVEKFLSYMPDGAAYMARRMEEGIRLITPGMFFEELGLEYIGPVDGHDIRAVIDAFEVAKVMKKPVIVHAQTLKGKGYEKAEGHYANWHGVGPFDLKSGESIKKSAPKSATALFSENLLELAQKYENVVGVTAAMPTGTGMDALIEKFPERFWDVAIAEQHAVTSMAAMAKEGFKPFIAIYSTFLQRAFDQVIHDACIMNLNVVFAMDRAGIVGEDGETHQGAFDVGYLNVIPNMTIFAPRSADNFKMIMEYAYKHQGACAFRYPRGSFLLEDGEFESKEIKFGKSEILSKTDSKVAFIGYGNGVGRANLVKKALGDKFNPTLVDLVFVKPLDRELLLDLAKDKKVWYVFSDSAKKGGVAEILSAFLQDEAIYDVRVISFEYGDKFIEHGNTSEVEKGLGLDPHSISEKILKDNLY is encoded by the coding sequence ATAAATTTGAAATCTATGAAAACAGAAGAGCTTGAGGAGCTTTGTAATAAGATAAGAGGCAAAATTTTAGATACCGTCAGTAAAAATGGAGGGCATCTTAGCTCAAATATTGGTGCAGTTGAGCTTATAGTAGCTATGCACTATGTATTTGACAAAGAAAAAGACCCGTTTATCTTTGATGTTAGTCATCAAAGCTATGCTCATAAGCTTCTAACAAATCGCTGGGATAACTTTGATAGTTTGCGTAAATTTGGCGGTATAAGTGGATATACTAAACCAAATGAGAGTAAATATGACTATTTTATAGCAGGTCATAGCTCCACTTCAATATCTTTGGCCGTAGGTGCCGCAAAGGCTATAAGGCTTAAAAACGAAGATCGTTTGCCAGTAGTTCTAATAGGCGATGGCTCTATGAGTGCCGGAATGGCTTATGAGGCTTTAAATGAGCTTGGCGATAGAAAATATCCCTGTGTGATAATCCTAAACGATAACGAGATGAGCATAAGTAAGCCTATAGGAGCGCTTAGTAAGTATTTAAGCCAGATGATGGCAGGTCAGCCATATCAGAAATTTAAAAGTAGAGTTGAAAAATTTTTGAGCTATATGCCTGATGGAGCAGCATATATGGCGCGCAGGATGGAAGAGGGAATACGTCTCATAACTCCTGGCATGTTTTTTGAGGAGCTTGGGCTTGAGTATATAGGCCCTGTAGATGGGCATGATATAAGAGCTGTGATAGATGCATTTGAAGTGGCAAAGGTTATGAAAAAGCCGGTTATTGTCCATGCCCAAACTCTAAAAGGCAAGGGATATGAGAAGGCTGAAGGTCACTATGCTAACTGGCACGGAGTTGGACCATTTGATCTAAAAAGTGGTGAGAGTATTAAAAAAAGTGCGCCAAAATCAGCCACTGCGCTCTTTTCAGAGAATTTGTTAGAACTTGCACAAAAGTATGAAAATGTGGTTGGAGTAACTGCGGCAATGCCTACCGGAACGGGCATGGATGCGCTTATTGAGAAATTTCCTGAGCGTTTTTGGGATGTTGCGATAGCAGAGCAGCACGCGGTAACATCTATGGCAGCTATGGCAAAAGAGGGATTTAAGCCTTTTATCGCTATATATTCGACATTCCTTCAACGTGCCTTTGATCAGGTCATACACGATGCTTGTATTATGAATCTAAATGTAGTTTTCGCTATGGATAGAGCAGGAATAGTAGGAGAGGATGGAGAGACTCATCAGGGAGCCTTTGACGTAGGCTACCTTAATGTGATACCAAATATGACTATTTTTGCTCCAAGATCCGCGGATAATTTTAAAATGATAATGGAATATGCCTACAAACATCAAGGGGCTTGTGCATTTAGATATCCTCGAGGAAGCTTCTTGCTAGAAGATGGGGAATTTGAGTCAAAAGAGATTAAATTTGGCAAAAGTGAAATTTTATCTAAAACAGATTCAAAAGTGGCGTTTATAGGATATGGAAATGGAGTAGGGCGTGCAAATTTGGTCAAAAAGGCCTTAGGGGATAAATTTAATCCGACTCTTGTGGATTTGGTATTCGTAAAACCGCTTGACAGAGAGCTTTTGTTGGATTTAGCCAAGGATAAAAAGGTTTGGTATGTTTTCTCAGATAGTGCTAAAAAGGGCGGAGTAGCTGAAATTTTAAGCGCATTTTTACAAGATGAAGCTATATATGATGTGAGAGTTATTAGTTTTGAGTATGGAGATAAATTTATAGAGCATGGTAATACAAGTGAAGTTGAGAAGGGATTAGGGCTAGATCCGCATAGTATTTCTGAAAAAATACTAAAAGATAATTTATATTAA
- the fliH gene encoding flagellar assembly protein FliH, with translation MRSSVITNEETKSHFVESYRFKVLGQEKKTNENHENEHIDKNHSNVENLNRADLATNFDHPVKNSPQIPISQDPRIESNFVEELLKRTDELSGNIIKLQMQIENQESEFAKRLENETTRAKEEGLKQGFEEARAKFDSELKSLESRYLNSVTKLDSEAAKFEDFLSSSENELSNTAIEIAKEIVKKEISSNSSSVAYSLAKSLIKELNEAKKLQIRVSIKDFEFLKEQFGASENIEIVADEAINVGGVIVMSDAGNLDGTIEARFEKIKRIIGE, from the coding sequence ATGAGAAGCAGCGTAATAACCAACGAAGAGACCAAAAGTCATTTTGTAGAGAGCTATAGATTTAAGGTTTTAGGTCAAGAGAAAAAGACCAATGAAAACCACGAAAATGAGCACATAGATAAAAATCATAGCAATGTTGAAAATTTAAATAGAGCCGATTTGGCTACAAATTTTGATCATCCCGTAAAAAATAGCCCACAAATACCGATTTCACAAGATCCAAGAATAGAGTCAAATTTCGTAGAAGAGCTTTTAAAGCGCACGGATGAGCTTTCTGGAAATATAATAAAACTTCAAATGCAGATAGAAAATCAAGAGAGTGAATTTGCAAAGCGTCTTGAAAATGAAACTACAAGAGCCAAAGAAGAGGGACTTAAACAGGGTTTTGAAGAGGCTAGAGCTAAATTTGATAGCGAATTAAAATCACTTGAGTCAAGATATCTAAATTCAGTTACTAAACTAGATAGTGAAGCTGCTAAATTTGAAGATTTTTTAAGCTCCAGTGAAAATGAGCTATCAAATACGGCGATTGAGATTGCAAAAGAGATTGTAAAAAAAGAGATTTCATCAAATTCATCAAGTGTCGCTTATTCGCTTGCAAAATCTTTAATAAAAGAGCTTAATGAGGCAAAAAAGCTACAGATTAGAGTTAGTATCAAAGATTTTGAGTTTTTAAAAGAGCAGTTTGGAGCCAGCGAAAACATAGAAATTGTAGCTGATGAAGCTATAAATGTCGGTGGTGTTATAGTAATGAGCGATGCTGGAAATCTTGATGGAACCATTGAGGCTAGGTTTGAAAAGATAAAAAGGATAATTGGCGAATAG
- the fliG gene encoding flagellar motor switch protein FliG, whose amino-acid sequence MATSLTEQQKMTYDDLSMPEKVAILLIQLGEDATTLLFSHMEVDVITEISRYIATAKSVDKQVAAAVLEEFYALMQSNQYMRSGGLEYAKEILYRTFGPETAQKILDKLAKSMESSKSFGYLTKIKPQQLADFIMKEHPQTIALILAHMDPTSAAETLSFLSDELRSEVVIRMANLGDISPSVIKRVSTVLEGKLESLTSYKVEVGGPRAVAEVLNRLGQKASKSTIEYIEDVDDKLATTIKELMFTFEDINTLNQTAIREILKNVDKKDLMIALKGSGDALKEKFMGSMSQRASEAFKEEMQYLGAVRVKDVEEAQRRIVEQVQALADQGVFQVGEAEEMIE is encoded by the coding sequence ATGGCGACTAGCTTAACCGAACAACAAAAGATGACTTATGATGATCTCTCGATGCCTGAAAAAGTTGCGATACTGCTTATACAGCTTGGAGAAGATGCCACCACTCTTTTATTTTCGCATATGGAAGTTGATGTTATCACAGAAATTTCAAGATATATAGCGACTGCAAAAAGTGTTGATAAACAAGTAGCAGCGGCCGTTTTGGAGGAATTTTACGCTCTAATGCAGTCAAATCAATATATGAGAAGCGGTGGCTTAGAGTATGCCAAAGAGATTCTTTATCGTACCTTTGGTCCTGAGACTGCACAAAAAATTCTTGACAAGCTTGCAAAAAGCATGGAGAGTTCAAAGAGTTTTGGATATCTAACTAAAATTAAACCTCAACAGCTTGCCGATTTTATTATGAAAGAGCATCCTCAAACCATCGCTTTGATTTTAGCACACATGGATCCGACTAGTGCCGCCGAGACACTTTCGTTTTTGTCGGACGAACTTAGAAGCGAGGTTGTGATTAGAATGGCGAATTTGGGCGATATTAGCCCATCTGTGATCAAGCGTGTATCAACAGTGCTTGAAGGCAAACTTGAAAGCCTTACTTCGTATAAGGTTGAAGTTGGCGGTCCAAGAGCTGTTGCGGAGGTGCTTAACCGTCTTGGTCAAAAGGCCTCAAAATCCACTATCGAATATATCGAGGATGTCGATGATAAGCTTGCCACTACTATTAAAGAGCTTATGTTTACGTTTGAAGATATTAATACACTTAATCAAACAGCAATTAGAGAAATTCTTAAAAATGTCGACAAAAAGGATCTTATGATAGCCCTTAAGGGTTCTGGAGATGCACTTAAAGAGAAATTTATGGGTAGTATGTCTCAGCGCGCAAGCGAAGCGTTTAAAGAAGAGATGCAATACCTCGGAGCCGTTCGCGTAAAAGACGTAGAAGAGGCTCAGCGCCGCATAGTAGAACAGGTACAAGCCCTGGCTGATCAAGGAGTATTCCAAGTCGGCGAGGCAGAAGAGATGATAGAATGA